A single window of Aspergillus puulaauensis MK2 DNA, chromosome 5, nearly complete sequence DNA harbors:
- a CDS encoding putative MFS peptide transporter (COG:E;~EggNog:ENOG410PFC6;~InterPro:IPR000109,IPR018456,IPR036259;~PFAM:PF00854;~TransMembrane:11 (o113-136i148-168o174-193i233-255o261-282i358-375o405-423i435-457o477-501i513-531o543-562i);~go_component: GO:0016020 - membrane [Evidence IEA];~go_function: GO:0022857 - transmembrane transporter activity [Evidence IEA];~go_process: GO:0006857 - oligopeptide transport [Evidence IEA];~go_process: GO:0055085 - transmembrane transport [Evidence IEA]) has product MRESADMTCYTAKLAERRLQEERKAAAIAAKSSSSNSEREYPTEEEFKTLPRVAGNVRWTAYTIAFVELCERFSYYGTAAVFTNFIQQPLPPNSTTGAGFSGQPGALGHGQRAATALITFNTFWCYLTPIFGAWIADEFWGRLKTIQASFIFAMLGHIILIVSALPPVIQHPDIAIICFSAGLVVFGIGVGGFKSNIAPLIAEQHQHAKPYIRTDPQTGERCIVDPVQTISRIFMYFYLMINVGGLAVSISMVYAEKYIGFWLSFTIPTLLFSLCPLVLFLCRHKYHTTPPTGSVVAKAFRLCVYALRPHWSWNPIRLIKNCRSPDFWENAKPSKIRVCRRPYWMTFDDQWVDEVRRAVKACGVFAWYPVYWFAFGQMTSNLTSQAATMELHGAPNDIINNLDPLFLIITIPLMDQFIYPLISKLGFNFTPIKRIYVGYIIASLSMITATVTQHYIYVLSPCHNHASTCDKPTPISVWFQTITYVLIAVSEIFTTITGYEYAYTKAPKNMKSVVQSLYLMSNTVAAALQQGLTILSEDPLLKWNYGFVAVLAFFGGTCFYFTHRDLDDEEDYLNSLEPSTYLGREEKNKKGRKSKSERRDLEQGVQERPVERSSWSSF; this is encoded by the exons ATGAGGGAGTCTGCGGACATGACTTGCTATACCGCCAAACTGGCAGAGAGACGACTCcaagaggagaggaaagcCGCAGCGATAGCCGCTAAGTCTTCATCGAGTAACTCTGAACGTGAATATCCAACTGAAGAGGAGTTCAAGACCCTTCCCCGTGTTGCTGGCAATGTCCGCTGGACTGCGTATACCATTGCCTTTGTCGAGCTGTGCGAGAGGTTCTCGTATTATGGAACAGCCGCTGTTT TTACCAACTTCATCCAGCAGCCTTTGCCTCCCAACTCGACTACTGGTGCCGGATTTAGTGGACAACCCGGGGCTCTTGGACATGGTCAGAGGGCAGCAACTGCTTTAATCACTT TCAATACTTTCTGGTGCTACTTAACCCCAATCTTCGGAGCATGGATTGCCGACGAATTCTGGGGTCGTCTGAAGACAATCCAGGCGTCGTTTATCTTTGCTATGCTTGGACACATTATCCTCATCGTATCCGCTCTTCCCCCTGTCATTCAACATCCCGATATTGCTATTATCTGCTTTTCCGCCGGTCTTGTTGTCTTCGGTatcggcgtcggcggcttCAA GTCCAATATTGCCCCATTGATCGCTGAGCAACATCAGCACGCCAAACCCTACATCAGAACCGATCCCCAAACCGGAGAAAGATGCATAGTGGACCCAGTGCAGACGATCTCCCGTATCTTCATGTACTTCTACCTCATGATCAACGTTGGTGGCTTGGCcgtttccatttccatggtCTACGCGGAGAAGTACATTGGATTTTGGCTGTCATTTACAATTCCTACCCTGCTATTTTCGTTGTGTCCTCTGGTCTTGTTCCTCTGTCGACACAAGTACCATACCACACCCCCTACGGGATCCGTTGTTGCAAAAGCCTTTAGGCTATGTGTTTATGCGTTGAGACCTCATTGGTCCTGGAACCCCATTCGACT TATCAAGAACTGCAGATCGCCTGACTTTTGGGAAAATGCGAAGCCCAGCAAGATACGTGTCTGTCGTCGTCCGTACTGGATGACATTTGATGACCAATGGGTCGATGAAGTGCGCAGAGCCGTCAAAGCATGCGGCGTTTTCGCTTGGTATCCCGTCTACT GGTTCGCCTTCGGACAAATGACCAGTAACCTGACTTCCCAAGCCGCGACAATGGAACTTCACGGCGCGCCCAACGACATAATCAACAACCTAGACCCTCTCTTCCtaatcatcaccatcccactCATGGACCAATTCATCTACCCCCTCATCAGTAAACTCGGGTTCAACTTCACCCCCATAAAACGCATCTATGTCGGGTACATTATCGCGTCCCTCTCCATGATCACCGCAACCGTCACCCAGCACTACATCTACGTCCTCAGCCCATGCCATAACCACGCAAGTACCTGCGACAAACCCACCCCCATCAGCGTCTGGTTCCAAACAATCACCTACGTCCTCATCGCGGTCAGCGAAATCTTTACAACAATCACCGGCTACGAGTACGCGTACACCAAGGCGCCCAAGAACATGAAGAGCGTCGTGCAGTCGTTGTACCTCATGTCAAACACCGTCGCCGCGGCTCTGCAGCAGGGTCTCACGATATTGAGCGAGGATCCCCTCCTGAAGTGGAACTATGGATTCGTTGCCGTGTTGGCGTTCTTCGGTGGAACGTGTTTCTATTTCACTCATCGTGActtggatgatgaggaggattATCTGAATTCCCTGGAGCCATCGACTTATCTGGGtagggaggagaagaataAGAAGGGTAGGAAGAGTAAGAGTGAGCGTAGGGATTTGGAGCAAGGCGTGCAAGAACGTCCTGTTGAGCGTTCGTCGTGGTCGAGCTTCTGA